A window of Strix aluco isolate bStrAlu1 chromosome 2, bStrAlu1.hap1, whole genome shotgun sequence contains these coding sequences:
- the HIKESHI gene encoding protein Hikeshi isoform X1: MFGCLVAGRLVQAAPQQVAEDKFVFDLPDYENINHVVVFMLGTVPFPEGMGGSVYFCYPDQSGMAVWQLLGFVTNEKPSAIFKISGLKSGKGSQHPFGAMNLPQTPTVAQIGISVELLENLAQQTPVANAAVSSVDSFTEFTQKMLDNFYNFASSFAVTQAQMTPNPSEAFIPANVVLKWYENFQRRLTQNPLFWKT, translated from the exons ATGTTCGGCTGCCTGGTGGCGGGCAGGCTG GTACAAGCAGCTCCCCAACAAGTGGCTGAAGACAAATTTGTATTTGATTTACCAGACTATGAAAACATCAACCATGTAGTGGTCTTCATGCTGGGAACTGTACCATTTCCAGAAGGAATGGGAGGATCTGTCTATTTTTGTTATCCGGACCAGAGTGGGATGGCAGTGTGGCAGCTGCTGGGGTTTGTCACTAATGAGAAGCCAAGTGCCATCTTCAAAATTTCTGGTCTGAAATCTG GGAAGGGAAGTCAACATCCCTTTGGTGCCATGAACCTCCCTCAGACGCCAACAGTGGCCCAGATTGGAATCTCAGTGGAATTGCTGGAGAACCTGGCCCAGCAGACTCCTGTTGCAAATGCTGCTGTGTCATCAGTAGATTCATTCACAGAG TTCACACAGAAGATGTTGGATAACTTCTATAACTTTGCTTCCTCATTTGCTGTTACTCAGGCACAGATGACCCCAAATCCTTCTGAAGCTTTCATTCCTGCAAATGTAGTTCTGAAATG gTATGAGAATTTCCAGAGACGTCTGACACAGAACCCTCTTTTCTGGAAAACATAA
- the HIKESHI gene encoding protein Hikeshi isoform X2: protein MFGCLVAGRLVQAAPQQVAEDKFVFDLPDYENINHVVVFMLGTVPFPEGMGGSVYFCYPDQSGMAVWQLLGFVTNEKPSAIFKISGLKSGKGSQHPFGAMNLPQTPTVAQIGISVELLENLAQQTPVANAAVSSVDSFTEAQMTPNPSEAFIPANVVLKWYENFQRRLTQNPLFWKT, encoded by the exons ATGTTCGGCTGCCTGGTGGCGGGCAGGCTG GTACAAGCAGCTCCCCAACAAGTGGCTGAAGACAAATTTGTATTTGATTTACCAGACTATGAAAACATCAACCATGTAGTGGTCTTCATGCTGGGAACTGTACCATTTCCAGAAGGAATGGGAGGATCTGTCTATTTTTGTTATCCGGACCAGAGTGGGATGGCAGTGTGGCAGCTGCTGGGGTTTGTCACTAATGAGAAGCCAAGTGCCATCTTCAAAATTTCTGGTCTGAAATCTG GGAAGGGAAGTCAACATCCCTTTGGTGCCATGAACCTCCCTCAGACGCCAACAGTGGCCCAGATTGGAATCTCAGTGGAATTGCTGGAGAACCTGGCCCAGCAGACTCCTGTTGCAAATGCTGCTGTGTCATCAGTAGATTCATTCACAGAG GCACAGATGACCCCAAATCCTTCTGAAGCTTTCATTCCTGCAAATGTAGTTCTGAAATG gTATGAGAATTTCCAGAGACGTCTGACACAGAACCCTCTTTTCTGGAAAACATAA
- the HIKESHI gene encoding protein Hikeshi isoform X3 yields MLGTVPFPEGMGGSVYFCYPDQSGMAVWQLLGFVTNEKPSAIFKISGLKSGKGSQHPFGAMNLPQTPTVAQIGISVELLENLAQQTPVANAAVSSVDSFTEFTQKMLDNFYNFASSFAVTQAQMTPNPSEAFIPANVVLKWYENFQRRLTQNPLFWKT; encoded by the exons ATGCTGGGAACTGTACCATTTCCAGAAGGAATGGGAGGATCTGTCTATTTTTGTTATCCGGACCAGAGTGGGATGGCAGTGTGGCAGCTGCTGGGGTTTGTCACTAATGAGAAGCCAAGTGCCATCTTCAAAATTTCTGGTCTGAAATCTG GGAAGGGAAGTCAACATCCCTTTGGTGCCATGAACCTCCCTCAGACGCCAACAGTGGCCCAGATTGGAATCTCAGTGGAATTGCTGGAGAACCTGGCCCAGCAGACTCCTGTTGCAAATGCTGCTGTGTCATCAGTAGATTCATTCACAGAG TTCACACAGAAGATGTTGGATAACTTCTATAACTTTGCTTCCTCATTTGCTGTTACTCAGGCACAGATGACCCCAAATCCTTCTGAAGCTTTCATTCCTGCAAATGTAGTTCTGAAATG gTATGAGAATTTCCAGAGACGTCTGACACAGAACCCTCTTTTCTGGAAAACATAA